TGCTTTGGGGCCAgccgggggtgctggggggcaggggttgggggggccgggggtgcTTTGGGGCCAGCccgggagctggaggagggggTCCTGTTGCCCCAGGGGGTTTCTCCACGCCTTTTcgtgcccccccccagccacccaGTCGGCCCAGTGGTACGCCTGGGGCCCCCCCAACATGCAGTGCCGCCTCTGCGCCTCGTGCTGGATCTACTGGAAGAAGTACGGGGGGCTGAAGACCCCCACGCAGCTGGAGGGGGCAGCGCGCAGCGCCTCGGTGAGCCCCGGGGGTGCCCGGCGGGGGGTTTCCGCCATCCCCCGACCACGTTTGACCCCcgttttccccccccccccccccccggtgccagGAGCCTCACTCCCGCGGGCACCTGTCCCGCCCCGAGGCGCAGAGCCTCTCGCCCTACACCACGAGCGCCAGCCGGGCCAAGCTGCTGGCCAAGAACCGGCAGACGTTCCTGCTGCAGACCACCCGCCTCACCCGCCTGGCGCGCCGCCTCTGCCGCGACGTCCTGCagccgcgccgcgccgcccgccgcccctaCGCCCCCATCAACGCCAACGCCATCAAGGCCGAGTGTaggaacgggggggggggggggttggggggggggggggggggcacagaaGGCACTGCCTGTGTcccgcggggctgggagctgggggggtcCCTCCCATGTGGCTGAGGGGGGGGTCAGCACCCCCTgactcccctccttcccctcccccccagcgGCGCAGGCCCCCCTGAAGCCGAAGACGCCCCGGGGCACCAAGACCCCCATCAACCGCAACCAGCTGAGCCAGAgccgggggctggcggggctCGTGGGCAAGCGGGGCTACGAGGGGGCTGCTGAGGGCCACCGCCCCCCCCGGGTACGAGGGGCGGGGCCTGAGGGGGCGGGGCCGTGGGGTGATTGGCAGGGGGTGGGGGCTATGAATGGGGTGGAGGTGGGGCGTGACGGAGTGTCCAATAGTGGGCGTGGCCTGGGGTGATTGACGTGTGGGTGCGGGGTGAgtggcagctcctggcactgATTGAGGCCTGCAGGGGGgtgggctgggagagggagggTGGCTCGTGATTGGATGAGGCCAAAGCGGGCGGGCGGGGCCTGATGGAAGCTTCAATCccccctccctcaccccctcCCTGCAGGTGGGGGCCTCAGGGGTCCCCTTCTCAGCCAACGGGCGGCCCTTggcgggggggctgcgggccgggcccccccccgccAGCAAGCGCCAGAAGCTGAACCCCGCCGATGCCCCCAACCCCGTCGTCTTTGTGGCCACCAAGGACACCAGGtagggttgggggggggggaagcataGGGGAGGCTCCCTgcccccaaaacaaaaccacacctTCTCaccccatttccccccccccacagggCCCTGCGGAAGGCGCTGACCCACCTGGAGCTGCGCCGTGCCGCCCGTCGCCCCAACCTGCCCCTCAAGGTGAagccagggctgcccctgcGGCCCGGGGGGGCCCTGGCGCCTCCCGCGCCCCCCCACCCTGCCAGCACCTCGGAGCCGATCGTCCTCGAGGACtgacccccaccccccctccctcGCCGCGtcccttttgtattttttttatttccatagaAACCGCGCGAttttggggcggggggggggaaacgccaccctccccccccccatcccgcGGGACCCTTTTGTACGTGGAGCGACGCCCCCGGTTTTGTATCTTGGGCTGTCCCGGTTCTGTAGCGACAGGAAATAAACCGACGGCTTTTCTTCAATCTGCGCCCCCCCCNNNNNNNNNNNNNNNNNNNNNNNNNNNNNNNNNNNNNNNNNNNNNNNNNNNNNNNNNNNNNNNNNNNNNNNNNNNNNNNNNNNNNNNNNNNNNNNNNNNNggggggggggggggggggggggggggggcagagacCGGAAGTTCTCTGGGAAGCGACCGGAAGTGCCTGTGGGGGAA
This sequence is a window from Oxyura jamaicensis isolate SHBP4307 breed ruddy duck unplaced genomic scaffold, BPBGC_Ojam_1.0 oxyUn_random_OJ71989, whole genome shotgun sequence. Protein-coding genes within it:
- the LOC118159758 gene encoding LOW QUALITY PROTEIN: metastasis-associated protein MTA2-like (The sequence of the model RefSeq protein was modified relative to this genomic sequence to represent the inferred CDS: substituted 1 base at 1 genomic stop codon) encodes the protein PGSWRRGSCCPRGFLHAFSCPPPATQSAQWYAWGPPNMQCRLCASCWIYWKKYGGLKTPTQLEGAARSASEPHSRGHLSRPEAQSLSPYTTSASRAKLLAKNRQTFLLQTTRLTRLARRLCRDVLQPRRAARRPYAPINANAIKAECRNGGGGGTPXLPSFPSPPAAQAPLKPKTPRGTKTPINRNQLSQSRGLAGLVGKRGYEGAAEGHRPPRVGASGVPFSANGRPLAGGLRAGPPPASKRQKLNPADAPNPVVFVATKDTRALRKALTHLELRRAARRPNLPLKVKPGLPLRPGGALAPPAPPHPASTSEPIVLED